A region of Pyxidicoccus parkwaysis DNA encodes the following proteins:
- the ung gene encoding uracil-DNA glycosylase, which produces MLADRLPEDWKHELRTAISSPSFLELERFVAEERKSATVFPSEEDLFSAFRLTPYADVKVLLLGQDPYHGPGQAHGLAFSVQPGVPPPPSLVNMFKELESDLKVPRPKSGSLIPWAKQGVLLLNAVLTVRQAEPNSHAGHGWEDFTDAVIRAVSAKQEPVVFLLWGKYAQKKKKLIDAKRHVVMEGTHPSPLSASNGFFGSKPFSKVNEALEARGRPTVDWHLSA; this is translated from the coding sequence ATGCTCGCGGACAGGTTGCCCGAGGACTGGAAGCACGAGCTGCGCACGGCGATTTCGTCGCCGTCATTCCTGGAACTGGAGCGCTTTGTCGCGGAGGAGCGGAAGTCGGCCACCGTCTTCCCGTCGGAGGAGGACCTCTTCTCCGCGTTCAGGCTGACGCCGTACGCGGACGTGAAGGTGCTGCTCCTGGGACAGGACCCGTACCACGGGCCGGGCCAGGCGCACGGGCTGGCCTTCTCCGTGCAGCCCGGAGTACCGCCGCCGCCCTCGCTGGTGAACATGTTCAAGGAGCTGGAGAGCGACTTGAAGGTGCCGCGCCCGAAGAGTGGCTCGCTGATTCCGTGGGCGAAGCAGGGCGTGCTGCTGCTCAACGCGGTGTTGACGGTGCGGCAGGCCGAGCCCAACAGCCACGCGGGCCACGGGTGGGAGGACTTCACGGACGCAGTGATTCGCGCGGTGAGTGCGAAGCAGGAGCCGGTGGTGTTCCTGCTGTGGGGCAAGTACGCGCAGAAGAAGAAGAAGCTCATCGATGCGAAGCGGCACGTGGTGATGGAGGGCACGCACCCCTCGCCGCTGTCCGCGAGCAATGGCTTCTTCGGCAGCAAGCCCTTCTCCAAGGTGAACGAGGCGCTCGAGGCCCGGGGGCGCCCGACGGTGGACTGGCACCTCTCCGCCTGA